The genomic segment ATTTTGCCGACGGCTTCAGGTGAAGATTCCGCGCCCGTTTCACAGTTTTCAGCCTAAGCTCGGTGTTGGCCGTGGCTTGGGGCACCCTTGTTGTTTTTCATACTTCACCTGGGCGATCTTCCAGCCTTGGGCTGGGGGGCGCTGGTTTAATCTGCACAGCGACAAATGGTAAGGCGACTTTTCGGCTGTTGTCCCTCGGGGTGTGTGTTATTGCCAGCGATCTTCTATTTTAAAAAGCTCGGCAAAATGTCATTCCCTGGGTTCGTTATCGTTTAAAAATAGTCCTCGTCAAGCAGCAAGGTTCTTATGCTTGTCTTGCGACCTCTTCACTAAAGGTGTGATACTGAAAAGCACACTCAACTTCTTAGCACTCTATGTCCGAATCAAATCAAGCGCTAGCTAATATCATCGACGCTTGCCAACCCCAAACAATCGTTGTCCTAGGTGACACAAGTGAAGCCTTGGCACAGCGGTGGTCGGAGCATCATTCCTGTAAGGTTACTTGTCTTGCGCCGGGCGATACAAAAGAAGGCTTGGCGCTTTCCGAGATACAGGATCTTGCCTTGGTGACCGAGACACTTGAGCACATAGATCACATCCAGGGGCAAACGTTAATCGGCCTGCTGCGCAATTACGGTACTCGCCAGATTGCGGTACTCGTGAGTGAGAAAAGCGGTTGGAGTAAAAGCGATTTTATCGGCTTGGGTTTTAAAAGGCAGGCGCAGTTGGAAGAGGGTGGCGAGGCCTTGGCTCTCTACACCTATAATATCAGCAACTATAACCATAAACGCGCCTGGAATAACCCGCGCTTTTGGGCCAACCCGGAAATGTGGGATAAAGCTCGTTGGTAGGCGTGCTTAATACAATAATAATTATCACGGAGTTGTATGTCGCACCAATGCCCGAGCTGCTGGCACGTCTTTACAAGTCAGCAGGCGCTATGCGAAGAGTGGCGCAATCCAGAAAAATCCTTCGGGTGCCCTCATTGCGGTTACTATATCCGCAAAGACTTGAGTCCCAATATCCGTCAATCCGTTTGGGTGGGTGTTATGGCGGGGGGAGTTACAACACCCGCGCGAATGGCACGGTCAGAAACCTGGACGTGTGGTACCAGGCCTTTTCTGAGGGCCCGGACGATGCGCTGTATCTGCCAAGAGAACAGCGGATTAGCACATGGTAAGCATTTTTTTAAAAGGGTATAGTGCGTGACGATGAGCAATACGGCAGCTAAGCCTTTGGTGAGGGGGCTGGAGCGCCCCGGCGATGACTTCCCGTTTTATGCGGGCCAGCCCGTCACAATATCTACCCGCCAGTGGTTGATGGTATTGGCTGCAGTGGCCTTGGGTTTTACCTGCTTGACACTTAATGTTCCCGTACTGACCGGTGACCCGGGTATTTTAATTCGCACCCTGTTGTTTCCCGCTATTCCCCTTGCGGTTCTGCGATACGTCGCTGGCCCCCATTGGCGGAGTCTGTTTCGTAGGCTTCGCGCGGCAGATTTCGGTTGGATGCTGGCTTTTGCCCTGTTGAATTTGGTGGTGAGTTCGTTGGTGGGCGTGTTGGTGATCAAGCTTTTCGGCGCCGACCAGAATATTGCGGTGCAAACCTTGGCCGACCAAAGTCTGGCGCAGCGCGAATGGTTTTTTCTGCGCAGTATTCCCCAGCTTTTTGGGGAAGAGGTTCTGACGATACTGCCGCTGCTGGCTATTTTGTATTTAGGCCACCAGCGTTTGGGGTTGTCCCGTACCAAGGCGGTGTTACTGGCCTGGTTGCTTTCATCCGTTATCTTTGGTCTGGTTCATCTGCCATCTTACAACTGGAATTGGCTCCAGTGTGTGCTGGTGATTGGCACGGCTCGATTGGTGTTGACGCTCGCCTACATTAAAACCAAAAATATTCTGGTTTCTACCGGCGCTCACATTATTAACGATTGGGTGATTTTCGGTATCGTGCTGCTAGGGGCAACTAAGGGGTAATGAAAAAAGGCCGACACCACAGGGGTGTCGGCGCAAGGCTCACATTTCCACGCAAAAACTACTTTTCTAACAAGGCCTGGGCGGCGTGGGTCAAAAACAAATAGCGGCTGCCCATAGGAATCACATACTCATTCTGTCCCCAAAAGAAGGGCCAATTGCTTTTGTTTTCGGGTAAGTCCGGTGCCAATACCAGTACCCCGGGCACAACCCCGCCGGGAATATAGGAAAAGTCCGCGCGGTTGCTGCCGTAGGCAGCGGTTTGCGACTCGGCGCCGATACCCGAGGCAAAAGAGTAGTTAGAGTCCGGGTGGGTGCCGTAAATATAATTCAGGCTGCGGAATACCAAGTCTTTTTCTACGATCTCGGGGAAGGCTTTGTTCAGCCAGTAGTTGGTGATACCAAAACCCATAACGGTGCCGTTACCGGCCCAGCCACCGCGAGTAATGGGGACACCGTAGGGGTTATCTTTTTCGATTTCGCTAATGCCCTCGCGATATTCGCGCGCCAGGGTTTCCAGCTCGGTGGCGTAGGCGTCATCCATATAGGGCAGAGCGGCGACTAGCATGGTGACGTTTTCACCGTGAAAGTTTTCTTTTACCTGGGGCAGTAGCTCGCGCACCGCGTCCGCGTACTTTTGCTCTTGGGTGGCGAGCAATAATTCCACTGCCGCTTTCAGGTGCTCTTCTTCCAACTGGCCGCCGGTGGTATTGCCAAAGCGGTAGGTGTTGGGTTCGCGGCCCGCTTCGTAATCCCACACTTTTTTCGCCGTTTCCAGGCTTTCGGCGGCGAGATCTGCGTTTAGCGACCCCAATACTCGGCTGGCACCGGCCAGGGCGGCGGCCGAGCCATAGTTAAGGGCAGTGGTATTGCTGGTAAAGGCCCAACGGTCGTCAAAGCGGCCACTGTGAGTGCCGTTTTCGGGCATCAGGTCTTCACCGGCGGTGGGGTCTACAGTCGAGGGCTCGTACATATCGCCCACGGCGCGTTCATCGGCGTGGGGGTCCATGCTGGCGTCGTAAACCATATTGTCGGTTTTGGTGGAGCCATCGCCCAAGTGGGGGTACTGGTATAAACGCCCGGCGACAATACCCGGAATGGCGTGGCCAATGGCGCGATGCTGGGCAATCAGCGCCAGGGTGCCGTGTTCAATCTGCTGCAGAATATCCTGCTGGCCGTCCGGGCGATTTATTTGAGTGAATTTTTTCGCTTGGTCGACGGTGGTGTTGTCGCGCTCAATGCCAAATTCTTCCACCGCATGCACCAGCCCTTGCACTGTGTGGTATTGCGACTGAGTGCGAATGTCGTAGTCACCGGCGTCGTACCAGCCACCGTAGTTTAAGCCGTCAATATGTTCAAAGGGCGCAAAGTCTGTGTCCAGGTTTTCATCGTGGGCGTAGAGGTCAAAGTGCTCGTAGCTGGGTGGCGCCTGCAGGGCATCGTCCATGTGCGAGCGACCATGCCAGACGCGGTAGGCCTCGCGCACTAGCATATGGTCCATTTGCACCGGAAAGAAAAAGTCCAAGGTCGGCTGCCAGACTTTGGTCAGCACATCTTCACTGATGGGGAAGGCGTTACCGGTCTGCTTGCCGTAGCGCAATTGATACAGGCCGGGTTCATCAACCTCGGAGAAGTCGAAGGTGAGGTACTGATAGCGAAGATAATCGCCCCAGGGTTTGGGTTTGCCGCTTAGGGCCACTTCTGTGCTGCCGTCGGCGTTGACACGCAGAAGCTGGATGTTGCTTTCGGGGCTATCGTTAGGGTCCAGCTCAATCACCGCTTGCTTGGATTGCGCTGGGTGATAGCCTACCTGTGAATAGCCCACCACGGGTTCGCGCACCCAGTCAGGGATGGCGCTAATCTCTATGTCCCATTCCACCACTTTACCGCTAGCGCCGGCCGGAATCATATCGCGAACCACATACCAGCCGTTTTGTGCCTTGGTACGACCATCAAATAGCATCAACTCGCCATCACCCAGGCTTTCTTTAATGGTTACGCGGCGTT from the Gilvimarinus sp. DA14 genome contains:
- a CDS encoding glycoside hydrolase family 9 protein, with product MYSHTRFNWRPLAAAIAGTTLLAACASQPTSSQKSVFSINDKEYFDSAAVDVFAFSSKPGGLFFDSKTAGIEIVQHGERTATNGDVRLLHTPEQWDGMGQFVDRDVDPQTGTITTELAYPEHDFSYRVQASANATGVTVSVHLDQPLPPELEGKAGFNMEFVPAEYWDKTYLADGKPGQFPRSASTTDGMLINDDGLTEPTPFARGKTLVLAPEDDERRVTIKESLGDGELMLFDGRTKAQNGWYVVRDMIPAGASGKVVEWDIEISAIPDWVREPVVGYSQVGYHPAQSKQAVIELDPNDSPESNIQLLRVNADGSTEVALSGKPKPWGDYLRYQYLTFDFSEVDEPGLYQLRYGKQTGNAFPISEDVLTKVWQPTLDFFFPVQMDHMLVREAYRVWHGRSHMDDALQAPPSYEHFDLYAHDENLDTDFAPFEHIDGLNYGGWYDAGDYDIRTQSQYHTVQGLVHAVEEFGIERDNTTVDQAKKFTQINRPDGQQDILQQIEHGTLALIAQHRAIGHAIPGIVAGRLYQYPHLGDGSTKTDNMVYDASMDPHADERAVGDMYEPSTVDPTAGEDLMPENGTHSGRFDDRWAFTSNTTALNYGSAAALAGASRVLGSLNADLAAESLETAKKVWDYEAGREPNTYRFGNTTGGQLEEEHLKAAVELLLATQEQKYADAVRELLPQVKENFHGENVTMLVAALPYMDDAYATELETLAREYREGISEIEKDNPYGVPITRGGWAGNGTVMGFGITNYWLNKAFPEIVEKDLVFRSLNYIYGTHPDSNYSFASGIGAESQTAAYGSNRADFSYIPGGVVPGVLVLAPDLPENKSNWPFFWGQNEYVIPMGSRYLFLTHAAQALLEK
- a CDS encoding CPBP family intramembrane glutamic endopeptidase produces the protein MSNTAAKPLVRGLERPGDDFPFYAGQPVTISTRQWLMVLAAVALGFTCLTLNVPVLTGDPGILIRTLLFPAIPLAVLRYVAGPHWRSLFRRLRAADFGWMLAFALLNLVVSSLVGVLVIKLFGADQNIAVQTLADQSLAQREWFFLRSIPQLFGEEVLTILPLLAILYLGHQRLGLSRTKAVLLAWLLSSVIFGLVHLPSYNWNWLQCVLVIGTARLVLTLAYIKTKNILVSTGAHIINDWVIFGIVLLGATKG
- a CDS encoding DUF6231 family protein — translated: MSESNQALANIIDACQPQTIVVLGDTSEALAQRWSEHHSCKVTCLAPGDTKEGLALSEIQDLALVTETLEHIDHIQGQTLIGLLRNYGTRQIAVLVSEKSGWSKSDFIGLGFKRQAQLEEGGEALALYTYNISNYNHKRAWNNPRFWANPEMWDKARW